In the genome of Thunnus maccoyii chromosome 15, fThuMac1.1, whole genome shotgun sequence, one region contains:
- the LOC121913575 gene encoding claudin-4: MVNTGMQLISFTCAVTGWIMAIAVTALPQWKVSAFIGSNILTSEIKWEGIWMNCIYQTTGHMQCKTYDSMLALSPDIQAARALMCLAIFMGWLSCTVSCCGMKCTTCAGDDRRAKAGIALSGGVLFILTGLCVLIPVSWTANTVIQDFYNPNVPLMHKRELGQAIYLGWAAAVILMISGAVLSSTCPLMERDGRYRRGYIGRSFANSPASAPDPPKPITSNSIPLKEYV, translated from the coding sequence ATGGTGAACACTGGCATGCAGTTGATCAGCTTCACCTGCGCGGTGACTGGCTGGATCATGGCGATCGCAGTCACAGCCTTGCCTCAGTGGAAGGTCTCTGCCTTCATTGGCAGCAACATCCTGACCTCGGAGATCAAATGGGAAGGCATCTGGATGAACTGCATCTACCAGACCACCGGTCACATGCAGTGTAAGACATACGACTCCATGCTGGCCTTGTCTCCGGACATCCAGGCGGCCAGAGCCCTCATGTGTTTGGCCATCTTCATGGGCTGGCTGTCCTGCACCGTGTCCTGCTGCGGCATGAAGTGCACCACCTGCGCTGGGGATGACCGTCGGGCCAAGGCGGGTATCGCTCTCTCTGGCGGGGTTCTCTTCATTCTGACGGGCCTGTGCGTGCTGATTCCTGTTTCCTGGACAGCCAACACCGTCATCCAGGATTTCTACAACCCCAATGTGCCCCTGATGCACAAGCGTGAGCTGGGTCAGGCCATCTATCTGGGCTGGGCAGCTGCGGTTATCCTCATGATCAGCGGTGCTGTGCTGAGCAGCACCTGCCCCCTCATGGAGAGGGACGGCAGGTACCGCAGGGGCTACATAGGCCGGAGCTTTGCTAATTCACCTGCTTCAGCACCAGATCCCCCAAAACCTATCACATCTAACAGTATACCACTGAAGGAGTATGTGTAG
- the c19h1orf109 gene encoding uncharacterized protein C1orf109 homolog codes for MSKPALLSLQQALRKSFQSLENNHKVWKTVLSECSPLMGSLGNLAEQWRALSNVQISSTPLKDFPDLEERLRFKLLQATDTVLGKLNEKMSALQSVRDAVSNQVSAAFQLYEQNTDSLDLLTVTERSATAPSAADMLEWLQDAERYYRQQFLRRKTLLQTLRADNLSLLESAPKRWKSLESSSAQDHITDTLCKVSFFMEPQ; via the exons ATGTCTAAACCTGCATTACTATCACTTCAACAAGCGCTGAGGAAAAGCTTCCAGAGTCTGGAAAACAACCACAAAGTATGGAAGACTGTGTTGTCCGAGTGCAGCCCCCTCATGGGGTCTCTGGGGAACTTGGCAGAGCAGTGGAGAGCGCTGTCCAACGTTCAGATCTCCAGCACACCGCTCAAAGACTTCCCAGACCTGGAGGAACGGCTGCGTTTCAAACTTCTACAAGCCACGGATACAGTGCTGGGGAAACTCAATGAAAAGAT GTCTGCTCTCCAGTCTGTCAGAGACGCCGTCAGTAACCAGGTGTCTGCAGCCTTCCAGCTATATGAACAGAACACAGACAGTCTGGACCTGCTCACTGTAACCGAGCGCTCGGCCACCGCCCCGTCAGCCGCTGACATGCTGGAGTGGCTGCAGGATGCCGAGCGTTACTATCGACAGCA ATTCCTGAGAAGGAAGACTCTCCTGCAGACGCTCCGAGCAGACAACCTCTCCCTACTGGAATCTGCTCCCAAGAGATGGAAATCTTTGGAGTCTTCCAGTGCACAGGACCACATCACAG ATACACTTTGCAAAGTGTCCTTCTTTATGGAGCCCCAGTGA